From the genome of Halorussus sp. MSC15.2, one region includes:
- the ilvB gene encoding biosynthetic-type acetolactate synthase large subunit — protein MRSHDRAEAVVTALERAGAETLFGVQGGAIMPVYDALYDSDLRHVTMAHEQAAAHAADAYGIVSGTPGVCLATSGPGATNLTTGIADADMDSDPMVALTGQVPTEFVGNDAFQETDTTGLTTPITKTNYFAQRADDVGDTVGEAFALAGAGRPGPTLVDLPKDVTQAETDAEPGEAKTPETYNPQTVADEESVAAAARTLKRAEKPVVLAGGGVVKGEASEQLREFARRYQIPVATSMPAVGAFPEDDDLAVEMVGMHGTGYANMATTHCDVMLAVGCRFDDRLTGGVETFAPDAEVVHVDIDPAEISKNVYADVPLVGDAATVLEQLDDEMGSETGADPDDIADRYREWRDQCQQWKAEYPMDYRTPSETSADEPSTESKTAEGLDEPLKPQFVVEALDEATDDDAIVTTGVGQHQMWAVQYWTFREPRTWVSSHGLGTMGYGLPAAIGAKLAAPNREVVSFEGDGSFLMTIQELAVAVRENLDITVAVLNNEYIGMVRQWQDAFFEGRHSASEYSWCPEFDKLAEAFGAKGLSVSSYDEVPDAIESAMAHDGPSVVDFRIDPDENVYPMVPSGGANGEFALSEDQL, from the coding sequence ATCCGGTCCCACGACCGCGCGGAGGCCGTCGTCACGGCGCTCGAACGCGCCGGGGCCGAGACGCTGTTCGGCGTGCAGGGAGGGGCCATCATGCCCGTCTACGACGCGCTCTACGACTCGGACCTCCGGCACGTCACGATGGCTCACGAGCAGGCCGCTGCCCACGCCGCCGACGCCTACGGCATCGTCTCGGGGACGCCGGGCGTCTGTCTGGCCACGTCCGGGCCGGGCGCGACCAACCTCACGACCGGCATCGCTGACGCCGACATGGACTCGGACCCGATGGTCGCGCTGACCGGACAGGTACCCACGGAGTTCGTCGGCAACGACGCCTTCCAAGAGACCGACACCACCGGACTGACCACGCCGATTACGAAGACGAACTACTTCGCCCAGCGCGCCGACGACGTCGGCGACACCGTCGGCGAAGCGTTCGCGCTGGCGGGCGCGGGCCGACCCGGCCCGACGCTGGTGGACCTCCCGAAGGACGTGACGCAGGCCGAGACCGACGCCGAACCGGGCGAGGCGAAGACGCCCGAGACCTACAACCCGCAGACGGTGGCCGACGAGGAGTCGGTCGCCGCGGCCGCGCGCACGCTCAAACGCGCGGAGAAACCCGTCGTCCTCGCGGGCGGCGGCGTCGTCAAGGGCGAGGCCAGCGAGCAACTGCGCGAGTTCGCCCGGCGATACCAGATTCCGGTCGCCACCTCGATGCCCGCCGTGGGAGCGTTCCCCGAGGACGACGACCTCGCCGTGGAGATGGTGGGGATGCACGGGACGGGCTACGCGAACATGGCCACGACACACTGCGACGTGATGCTGGCGGTCGGTTGTCGCTTCGACGACCGACTCACCGGCGGCGTAGAGACGTTCGCTCCCGACGCCGAAGTGGTCCACGTGGACATCGACCCCGCGGAAATCTCGAAGAACGTCTACGCGGACGTCCCCCTCGTCGGTGACGCCGCGACGGTCTTGGAGCAGTTGGACGACGAGATGGGAAGCGAAACCGGGGCCGACCCGGACGACATCGCCGACCGCTATCGGGAGTGGCGCGACCAGTGCCAGCAGTGGAAAGCGGAGTACCCGATGGACTACCGGACGCCGTCAGAGACGAGCGCTGACGAGCCTTCGACGGAGTCGAAGACCGCGGAGGGTCTCGACGAACCGCTCAAGCCGCAGTTCGTCGTGGAAGCGCTCGACGAGGCGACGGACGACGATGCCATCGTCACCACGGGCGTCGGCCAGCACCAGATGTGGGCGGTCCAGTACTGGACGTTCCGCGAACCCCGGACGTGGGTGTCGAGTCACGGACTCGGCACGATGGGCTACGGCCTGCCCGCCGCCATCGGCGCGAAACTGGCCGCCCCGAACAGGGAGGTCGTCAGTTTCGAGGGCGACGGCTCGTTCCTGATGACTATTCAGGAGTTGGCCGTGGCGGTCCGCGAGAATCTGGACATCACGGTCGCGGTCCTCAACAACGAGTACATCGGGATGGTCCGCCAGTGGCAGGACGCCTTCTTCGAGGGCCGCCACTCGGCCTCCGAGTACTCGTGGTGCCCCGAGTTCGACAAGTTGGCCGAGGCGTTCGGCGCAAAGGGTCTCTCGGTCTCCTCGTACGACGAGGTGCCCGACGCCATCGAGTCCGCGATGGCCCACGACGGTCCCTCCGTCGTGGACTTCCGCATCGACCCCGACGAAAACGTCTACCCGATGGTTCCCTCGGGCGGAGCAAACGGCGAGTTCGCGCTGTCGGAGGACCAGCTATGA
- a CDS encoding helix-hairpin-helix domain-containing protein — MSQNDAPDDESTDGVAELTDIHFVGPATAEVLADAEFDGTGIADKSVSYEMLVEAGVNPGVATRLRKEHSLHWSFGGSDENDDSLERRSEKVRGLQDNERAWVAASSGDWESNEPETADVTSGDWTPTGEASTDGSGAAEEAEAAWRERSKPDPVTDVPGVNERTAEILANGGVTSVRSLATADPEHVADSLGLDKERVAEWRDAARDLA; from the coding sequence GTGAGCCAAAACGACGCCCCCGACGACGAATCGACTGACGGCGTGGCGGAGCTGACAGACATACACTTCGTCGGCCCCGCGACGGCGGAGGTGCTGGCGGACGCGGAGTTCGACGGGACCGGCATCGCCGACAAGTCGGTCTCCTACGAGATGCTCGTCGAGGCGGGCGTGAACCCCGGCGTCGCCACCCGCCTCAGGAAAGAACACTCGCTTCACTGGTCGTTCGGCGGCAGCGACGAGAACGACGACTCGCTCGAACGCCGCTCGGAGAAGGTCCGCGGACTGCAGGACAACGAGCGCGCGTGGGTCGCCGCGAGCAGCGGCGACTGGGAGTCGAACGAACCCGAGACGGCCGACGTGACGAGCGGCGACTGGACGCCGACCGGGGAGGCGTCCACCGACGGAAGCGGGGCCGCCGAGGAGGCCGAGGCCGCGTGGCGCGAGCGGAGCAAACCCGACCCCGTGACCGACGTCCCCGGCGTGAACGAGCGGACCGCGGAAATCCTCGCCAACGGCGGCGTCACCTCCGTCCGGAGTCTCGCCACCGCCGACCCGGAACACGTCGCCGACTCGCTGGGACTCGACAAGGAGCGCGTCGCCGAGTGGCGCGACGCGGCCCGCGACCTCGCGTAG
- a CDS encoding ferritin-like domain-containing protein — translation MTTQEVTDLLKKAYSDEIETVMNYLTNSIVLDGVSAEEVKESLETDIQEELNHAEMLGQRLKQLDERPPASYDFEARQESLQPPENSTDVLSVIEGVLDAEEDAIETYRSLITAAGDEDPVTEDIAVTILADEEAHRTEFRGFKREYDED, via the coding sequence ATGACAACTCAAGAGGTCACGGACCTGCTCAAGAAGGCGTACAGCGACGAAATCGAGACGGTGATGAACTACCTGACTAACTCCATCGTTCTCGACGGCGTGAGCGCCGAGGAGGTCAAGGAGAGCCTCGAAACCGACATTCAGGAGGAACTCAATCACGCCGAGATGCTTGGCCAGCGACTCAAGCAACTCGACGAGCGCCCGCCCGCGTCCTACGACTTCGAGGCCCGACAGGAGAGCCTCCAACCGCCCGAGAACAGCACCGACGTGCTGTCGGTCATCGAGGGCGTCCTCGACGCCGAGGAGGACGCCATCGAGACGTACCGCTCGCTCATCACGGCGGCCGGTGACGAGGACCCCGTGACCGAAGACATCGCGGTGACCATCCTCGCGGACGAGGAGGCCCACCGGACCGAGTTCCGCGGGTTCAAGCGCGAGTACGACGAGGACTGA
- a CDS encoding cysteine hydrolase family protein — translation MSLDLPDDAALVLVDFQRGFNAPSWGDRNNPDAEERARDLLGAWRRADLPVVHVRHDSRETDSPLRRDGEGFAFKSGLEPAESVGGESDDGDAEVELVKRVNSAFVGTELESWLRERNCETLVIAGLTTDHCVSTTTRMADNLDFRPVVVSDATATFDREAPDGEEIPADLSHRVALAHLRGEFARVADSDAVVRSLE, via the coding sequence GTGAGTCTCGACCTCCCCGATGACGCGGCGCTGGTCCTCGTGGACTTCCAGCGCGGGTTCAACGCGCCGTCGTGGGGCGACCGGAACAACCCCGACGCCGAGGAGCGCGCACGGGACCTCCTCGGGGCGTGGCGTCGAGCGGACCTGCCGGTGGTCCACGTCAGACACGATTCTCGGGAGACCGATTCGCCGCTCCGGAGAGACGGCGAGGGCTTCGCGTTCAAGTCCGGTCTCGAACCCGCCGAGTCCGTGGGAGGTGAGTCTGACGACGGAGATGCAGAGGTGGAGTTGGTCAAGCGGGTCAACAGCGCGTTCGTCGGCACGGAACTGGAGTCGTGGCTCCGCGAGCGCAACTGCGAGACGCTCGTAATCGCGGGACTGACGACCGACCACTGCGTCTCGACCACGACCCGGATGGCCGACAACCTCGATTTTCGGCCCGTCGTCGTCTCCGACGCCACGGCGACCTTCGACCGCGAGGCACCCGACGGGGAAGAGATTCCGGCCGACCTGAGCCACCGGGTCGCACTGGCGCACCTCCGGGGCGAGTTCGCCCGAGTCGCCGACAGCGACGCGGTCGTTCGGTCGCTGGAGTAA
- a CDS encoding LeuA family protein, which produces MARPVPAGRVEFFDGTLATETEFESARVFDTTLRDGEQAPRTSFSYDEKRTIAEALDRIGTHVIEAGFPVNSDAEFEAVSDIAASTSATTCGLARIVEKDVEAALDSGVEMVHVFASTSDVQIEDSMHATREEVVERSVAAVERVKEAGATAMFSPMDATRTDEDYLKRVVEAVSEVGVDWINIPDTCGVATPSRFADVVRTVDEHSDARIDVHTHDDFGMATANAIAGFEAGADQAQVSINGIGERAGNAAYEEVTMAVESVYGVDTGIDTTGISELSAMVEEYSDVPVPANKPVVGDNAFAHESGIHAAGVIENSDTFEPGVMTPEMVGAEREFVLGKHTGANSVRKRLEESGFDPTDEEVRTVTRRVKDYGAEKNAVTVADLERFAREAGITHEESEVRA; this is translated from the coding sequence TTGGCTCGTCCGGTACCAGCCGGGCGGGTCGAGTTCTTCGATGGCACGTTAGCTACTGAGACCGAGTTCGAGTCCGCGCGGGTCTTCGACACCACCCTGCGGGACGGCGAACAGGCTCCCCGTACCTCCTTCTCATACGACGAGAAGCGAACTATTGCAGAGGCCTTGGACCGGATAGGTACCCACGTCATCGAGGCGGGGTTCCCGGTCAACTCCGACGCCGAGTTCGAGGCCGTCAGCGACATCGCCGCGAGTACGTCCGCGACCACCTGCGGTCTCGCGCGCATCGTGGAGAAGGACGTGGAAGCCGCGCTCGACTCCGGCGTCGAGATGGTCCACGTCTTCGCCTCGACCAGCGACGTGCAGATAGAGGATTCGATGCACGCCACCCGCGAGGAGGTCGTGGAACGCTCCGTCGCCGCGGTCGAACGCGTGAAGGAGGCGGGCGCGACGGCGATGTTCTCGCCGATGGACGCCACCCGGACCGACGAGGACTACCTGAAGCGGGTCGTCGAGGCGGTCTCCGAGGTCGGCGTCGATTGGATAAACATCCCCGACACGTGCGGCGTCGCCACGCCGAGTCGGTTCGCCGACGTAGTTCGCACGGTAGACGAACACAGCGACGCGCGAATCGACGTTCACACCCACGACGACTTCGGCATGGCCACGGCCAACGCCATCGCCGGATTCGAGGCCGGGGCCGACCAAGCGCAGGTCTCGATAAACGGCATCGGCGAGCGAGCCGGTAACGCCGCCTACGAGGAGGTCACGATGGCGGTCGAGTCGGTCTACGGCGTCGATACCGGCATCGACACGACCGGCATTTCGGAACTCTCGGCGATGGTCGAGGAGTACAGCGACGTCCCGGTCCCGGCGAACAAGCCGGTGGTCGGCGACAACGCCTTCGCCCACGAGTCCGGCATCCACGCCGCCGGAGTCATCGAGAACTCCGACACCTTCGAACCGGGCGTGATGACCCCCGAGATGGTCGGTGCCGAGCGCGAGTTCGTGCTGGGCAAGCACACCGGCGCGAACTCGGTCCGCAAGCGACTGGAGGAGAGCGGGTTCGACCCGACCGACGAGGAGGTCCGGACGGTGACCCGCCGGGTCAAGGACTACGGCGCGGAGAAGAACGCCGTGACGGTGGCCGACCTCGAACGGTTCGCCCGCGAAGCGGGCATCACGCACGAGGAATCGGAGGTCCGCGCCTGA
- a CDS encoding VOC family protein, which translates to MLSGLRWLALEAKYLDRAREFYATHLDMTVVREGDGEVVLDAGETDLVLREPGEVPRGGVHTHYAFAVPPDRYDAWYDRLDESFDLTEFDFGGGKSLYFYDPDGNCVEIGSVGEGDASITEVFEIVLEVEDLARAESLYRSLGFEVVDRGDQRRRVRLGGPVDLELWEPHLGIADARGGLHVDVGFAAEDPDAVAESVRDRVCEVEQRDDGVRVRDPDGHYLTFQ; encoded by the coding sequence ATGCTCTCGGGGTTGCGATGGCTGGCGCTCGAAGCGAAGTACCTCGACCGTGCACGCGAGTTCTACGCGACGCACCTCGATATGACGGTGGTCCGGGAGGGCGACGGCGAAGTCGTCCTCGACGCCGGTGAGACCGACCTCGTCCTCCGGGAACCGGGAGAGGTACCTCGCGGCGGAGTCCATACACACTACGCGTTCGCCGTACCGCCGGACCGCTACGACGCGTGGTACGACCGTCTCGACGAGTCGTTCGACCTCACCGAGTTCGACTTCGGCGGTGGGAAGTCGTTGTACTTCTACGACCCGGACGGCAACTGCGTCGAAATCGGTAGCGTCGGCGAGGGCGACGCCAGTATTACCGAGGTGTTCGAGATAGTCCTCGAAGTCGAGGACCTCGCGCGCGCCGAATCGCTCTACCGCTCGCTCGGCTTCGAGGTGGTGGACCGCGGCGACCAGCGCCGCCGTGTACGCCTCGGCGGTCCGGTGGACCTCGAACTCTGGGAACCCCACTTGGGTATCGCCGACGCTCGGGGCGGTCTCCACGTCGATGTCGGGTTCGCGGCCGAGGACCCGGACGCGGTGGCCGAATCGGTGCGCGACCGCGTCTGCGAAGTCGAGCAGAGAGACGACGGCGTCCGCGTGCGCGACCCGGACGGCCACTACCTGACGTTTCAGTGA
- a CDS encoding MFS transporter: MNGHGLRAAVRRRAAVLRNADLRRMLAGHAVSVLGDGLYAVAAMWLVYDLTGSTAYTGIAGFLTRVPGVLKLFVGPVVDRLPLGRALTLSEFAQAVLVLGVPLAAVLGHLNVAVVLTVMPLLALANLLTGPAQNATLPRLVSDENLVRANSAAQVTAKSVDAAARGVAGALIAVSGAVALYVVDAATFVVAGLLYWSLSIPPRDGETAAQSLDLDSYLADLREGVALLGESIVGKMLAASLFANFLTGVTLAVLPAFADAVGGPETYGLLLAATTVGIVLGSVAASAVDEFPLGATTIVGFAASGLLWTLAVVVPGRLATVALFALSRVPAGVYNVSVSATIQTGVPDDLLGRVTAVVGSASSLVVPAGMLLGGLAGSRFGSRTVMLASALGSVLAGTYWLGVPSLRRFGPPTRVTSGEFGDSGTS; the protein is encoded by the coding sequence GTGAACGGACACGGACTTCGCGCGGCGGTCCGCCGCAGAGCGGCGGTCCTCCGCAACGCGGACCTGCGCAGGATGCTCGCCGGACACGCGGTGAGCGTCCTCGGCGACGGTCTCTACGCGGTCGCCGCGATGTGGCTCGTCTACGACCTGACCGGTTCGACGGCGTACACCGGAATCGCGGGGTTCCTGACGCGCGTTCCGGGCGTGCTGAAACTCTTCGTCGGCCCGGTCGTGGACCGACTCCCCCTCGGTCGAGCGCTCACGCTCTCGGAGTTCGCGCAGGCCGTCCTCGTCCTCGGCGTGCCCCTCGCGGCCGTGCTCGGACACCTGAACGTCGCTGTCGTGCTGACCGTGATGCCGCTGCTCGCGCTGGCGAACCTCCTGACGGGACCGGCCCAGAACGCTACGCTACCCCGACTCGTCTCGGACGAGAACTTAGTCCGTGCGAACTCGGCGGCCCAAGTCACCGCGAAGAGCGTGGACGCCGCGGCCAGAGGCGTCGCCGGGGCACTTATCGCCGTCAGCGGTGCGGTCGCGCTCTACGTCGTCGACGCCGCCACGTTCGTCGTCGCGGGCCTGCTCTACTGGTCGCTGTCCATTCCGCCCCGCGACGGGGAGACCGCCGCGCAGAGTCTCGACCTCGATAGCTACCTCGCGGACCTCCGTGAGGGCGTTGCGCTCCTCGGCGAGTCAATCGTCGGCAAGATGCTGGCGGCGAGTCTGTTTGCCAACTTCCTGACGGGGGTCACGCTGGCTGTCCTCCCGGCGTTCGCCGACGCGGTCGGCGGTCCCGAGACCTACGGTCTGCTGCTGGCGGCGACCACTGTGGGAATCGTGCTCGGGTCGGTCGCGGCCTCGGCGGTGGACGAGTTCCCGTTGGGTGCGACCACTATCGTCGGGTTCGCCGCGTCGGGTCTCCTCTGGACGCTCGCGGTGGTCGTCCCCGGCCGACTCGCCACGGTCGCGCTGTTCGCGCTCTCGCGGGTTCCCGCCGGCGTCTACAACGTCTCGGTCTCGGCGACGATTCAGACCGGCGTGCCCGACGACCTGCTCGGGCGCGTGACCGCCGTCGTCGGGAGCGCGTCGAGTCTCGTCGTCCCGGCGGGGATGCTCCTCGGCGGTCTCGCCGGGTCGCGGTTCGGCAGTCGAACCGTCATGCTCGCTAGCGCGCTCGGGTCGGTACTCGCAGGAACCTACTGGCTCGGCGTCCCCTCGCTTCGGCGATTCGGCCCGCCGACGCGCGTCACGTCCGGAGAGTTCGGTGACTCCGGGACGAGTTAG
- a CDS encoding ArsR family transcriptional regulator yields MRVAEATTGMANSEDVTDALEVLGNEIRVSILRELADADGPLSFTELRERVGIRDTGKFNYHLTKLCSYFVRDTEGGYELGHAGSRVVAAADPHAGSEGSGEPTAADETCPVCGDENCEKLFHVHLTPPWG; encoded by the coding sequence ATGCGCGTGGCGGAAGCAACGACCGGCATGGCGAACTCGGAGGACGTGACGGACGCCCTCGAAGTCCTCGGTAACGAGATTCGCGTCTCCATCCTGCGCGAACTCGCGGACGCCGACGGTCCGCTCTCGTTCACCGAACTCCGCGAACGGGTGGGTATTCGGGACACAGGGAAGTTCAACTACCACCTCACGAAGCTCTGTTCGTACTTCGTCCGCGACACCGAGGGCGGGTACGAACTCGGCCACGCCGGGTCGCGGGTCGTCGCCGCGGCCGACCCCCACGCCGGGTCCGAAGGGTCCGGCGAACCGACCGCCGCCGACGAGACCTGTCCGGTCTGCGGCGACGAGAACTGCGAGAAACTCTTCCACGTCCACCTGACGCCCCCGTGGGGGTGA
- a CDS encoding ribbon-helix-helix domain-containing protein — MTEYTTVSIPKDLADRVDETIEGTSFSSTSDLVRFLLRSIVIQHQKEGHLTESEFEEITGQLRELGYLE; from the coding sequence ATGACAGAGTACACCACCGTCTCGATTCCGAAGGACCTCGCAGACCGCGTGGACGAGACCATCGAGGGAACCAGTTTCTCCAGCACGAGCGACCTCGTCCGGTTCCTGCTCCGGAGCATCGTCATCCAGCATCAGAAAGAGGGCCACCTGACCGAGTCCGAGTTCGAGGAGATTACCGGCCAACTGCGGGAACTGGGGTATCTGGAGTAG
- a CDS encoding helix-turn-helix transcriptional regulator → MTRWLQSGRRRDLCVLLYETDRLRGQSLKTRLEDHYDTHFDSKSFYGALDWLIQQGFVEKRTEGIHEAYALTEAGERRVEEHFEWMREKVDGGQPSEQ, encoded by the coding sequence ATGACCAGATGGCTCCAGAGCGGGCGGCGACGCGACCTCTGCGTCCTGCTCTACGAGACCGACCGACTCCGCGGCCAGAGTCTCAAGACCCGACTCGAAGACCACTACGACACGCACTTCGATTCGAAGTCGTTCTACGGCGCGCTCGACTGGCTGATTCAACAGGGGTTCGTCGAGAAGCGCACCGAGGGGATTCACGAGGCGTACGCGCTGACCGAAGCGGGCGAGCGCCGGGTCGAGGAGCACTTCGAGTGGATGCGGGAGAAAGTGGACGGCGGTCAGCCGTCAGAACAGTAG
- a CDS encoding 3-hydroxyacyl-CoA dehydrogenase family protein, which translates to MVRDLDSIDSIGVVGAGTMGSGIAQVAAQSGYDVVMRDVKEEFVQNGFDTIEDSLDRFVSKEKLSAEEAEAATERITGTTDLADLADCDVVVEAAVEDMEVKQDIFADLDEAIPDDVVLATNTSTLSITTIASATEREENIVGLHFMNPVPVMTGVEVVVGEKTDDEVVEFAHALAEDLGKETWESDDKPGFVTNRILMPWLNEGIRAYDEGVASKEDIDKGMKLGTNVPMGPLELADHIGLDICLDASETLHEELGDRYKPAYLLKRKVDAGDLGKKTGKGFYEY; encoded by the coding sequence ATGGTACGCGACCTCGACAGCATCGACAGTATCGGCGTCGTCGGCGCGGGAACGATGGGAAGCGGCATCGCGCAGGTCGCCGCCCAGTCGGGTTACGACGTGGTGATGCGCGACGTGAAGGAGGAGTTCGTCCAGAACGGCTTCGACACCATCGAGGACAGCCTCGACCGCTTCGTGAGCAAGGAGAAACTCTCCGCGGAGGAGGCCGAGGCGGCGACCGAGCGCATCACGGGCACCACCGACCTCGCGGACCTCGCGGACTGCGACGTGGTGGTCGAGGCCGCCGTCGAAGACATGGAGGTCAAGCAGGACATCTTCGCCGACCTCGACGAGGCGATTCCCGACGACGTAGTGCTGGCGACCAACACCTCCACGCTCTCCATCACGACCATCGCCTCCGCGACGGAGCGCGAGGAGAACATCGTCGGTCTCCACTTCATGAACCCCGTGCCGGTGATGACGGGCGTCGAAGTCGTCGTCGGCGAGAAGACTGACGACGAGGTGGTCGAGTTCGCCCACGCGCTCGCGGAGGACCTCGGTAAGGAGACGTGGGAGTCCGACGACAAGCCCGGGTTCGTCACGAACCGCATCCTGATGCCGTGGCTCAACGAGGGCATCCGCGCCTACGACGAGGGCGTCGCCAGCAAGGAGGACATCGACAAGGGGATGAAACTCGGCACGAACGTCCCGATGGGACCGCTCGAACTCGCCGACCACATCGGACTCGACATATGTCTCGACGCGAGCGAGACGCTCCACGAGGAGTTGGGCGACCGCTACAAACCGGCCTACCTGCTCAAGCGGAAGGTGGACGCGGGCGACCTCGGAAAAAAGACGGGCAAGGGCTTCTACGAGTACTGA
- a CDS encoding DUF5779 family protein, which yields MTSGFDLDLQTVEQEIEDGDEDREQGDRRIVLGELDGTTDEREWFEVIERGDVLVLAIEGDLPELAADLAPRVKERGGNLIHFREFLIVTPTDVSVDADRL from the coding sequence ATGACCAGTGGTTTCGACCTCGACCTCCAGACAGTCGAACAGGAGATAGAGGACGGCGACGAGGACCGCGAGCAGGGCGACCGGCGAATCGTTCTCGGCGAACTCGACGGGACGACCGACGAGCGCGAGTGGTTCGAGGTAATCGAACGCGGTGACGTTCTCGTACTCGCTATCGAGGGGGACCTGCCGGAACTGGCGGCCGACCTCGCGCCGCGAGTCAAGGAACGCGGCGGGAACCTGATTCACTTCCGGGAGTTCCTCATCGTGACTCCCACCGACGTCAGCGTGGACGCCGACCGGCTCTGA
- a CDS encoding phytoene/squalene synthase family protein, whose translation MDTESPTGRLADSDIDWCFDAVQGVSRTFAITIDVLEEPMASYICVGYLLCRVADTVEDAGHISPDEQARLLRLYDRALDPDDETSIEEFRTAVEPWLPANTDEVDADEDWEVVAESPRVVATFRSLGEDAQSAIYPPVSELVCGMAEFVQRYEDDGGLRIGTIDELEEYCWYAAGTVGELITNLVAQDVDDRRAEILRANARGFALLLQLVNVAKDVSDDFREENNVYLPATWLRERGVSPSNVTAPENETAVAGVIQRVTRHARGYMDDAQRYLEALPESRGNTLEAWAIPFLLAVGTSRELLERPEDVVQEGGVKISRAEVMAVIQLFQSGGVERENIGELRAQLEEEPYSPS comes from the coding sequence ATGGACACGGAGTCGCCTACCGGACGTCTCGCCGACAGCGATATCGACTGGTGTTTCGACGCTGTGCAGGGCGTTTCGAGGACGTTCGCCATCACTATCGACGTGCTGGAAGAGCCGATGGCCTCGTACATCTGTGTCGGGTACCTGCTCTGTCGCGTCGCCGACACGGTCGAGGATGCCGGACACATCTCGCCCGACGAACAGGCGCGACTCCTCCGTCTGTACGACCGGGCGCTCGACCCCGACGACGAGACGAGCATCGAGGAGTTCCGAACTGCGGTCGAACCGTGGCTTCCCGCCAACACCGACGAGGTCGATGCCGACGAGGACTGGGAGGTGGTCGCCGAGTCGCCCCGCGTCGTGGCCACCTTCCGGTCGCTCGGCGAGGACGCCCAGTCGGCCATCTATCCGCCCGTGAGCGAACTCGTCTGCGGGATGGCCGAGTTCGTCCAACGATACGAGGACGACGGCGGCCTCAGAATCGGCACTATCGACGAACTCGAGGAGTACTGCTGGTACGCCGCGGGGACGGTCGGCGAACTCATCACCAATCTGGTCGCCCAAGACGTGGACGACCGGCGCGCGGAGATTCTCCGGGCGAACGCGAGAGGGTTCGCGCTCCTGCTCCAGTTGGTCAACGTCGCCAAAGACGTGTCCGACGACTTCCGCGAGGAGAACAACGTCTACCTCCCCGCGACGTGGCTCCGCGAACGCGGCGTCAGTCCGTCGAACGTCACGGCCCCGGAGAACGAGACAGCGGTCGCCGGCGTCATCCAGCGCGTGACTCGCCACGCGCGGGGGTACATGGACGACGCCCAGCGGTACCTCGAAGCCCTGCCGGAGTCGCGGGGTAACACCCTCGAAGCGTGGGCCATCCCGTTCCTGCTCGCGGTCGGCACTAGCCGCGAACTGCTGGAGCGACCCGAGGACGTCGTGCAGGAGGGCGGCGTGAAGATATCGCGTGCGGAGGTGATGGCGGTCATCCAACTGTTCCAGTCCGGCGGGGTCGAGCGCGAGAACATCGGCGAACTCCGCGCGCAGTTGGAAGAAGAGCCGTACTCGCCGTCGTGA